The Vidua macroura isolate BioBank_ID:100142 chromosome 2, ASM2450914v1, whole genome shotgun sequence DNA window gtgACAATGTGCAAATAGTTCACTCCAATTCCCATCACCTTTTAGTAGCTCTCTCACAATGATTATTCAACAAACAGTCAGCATTTTCCTACACATTTTGGCAGTCTAAAATACCTGCCTGCCttgattaaattttctttcagtgcaAATAAAAAGACTAGGGTCACCAAGAATGTACTCATAATTAACAGGGGGGAAAAATCatgataaatataaaaacattttgagatGCTTATTTTTGAGACCAAATTGTTATAAGACCCCAAACACATTTTGTGTTGTTCTCTGGGTTACACCAAGCTGCCTATCCCATACAAAAGCAGcatgacagaaaatatttaagtgatttatttctcattctctAATACTCAACAGATCAGCTCATCAGCCCAAGAAGCATGGCACACATAGCTCTGGTCATGGCAGGCAGAGAGGAAGCCACCAAAATCCATGCCATGAGCTCCACCTATGACAAAACCCTGTCCTTTACCAGTCATAACCAACAGTGAAAGTACCTATAAAAGCTTTATTGATGTCTCAGTCTTTCTTACAACAACCCCCATAGCCACATTATTCTCTTTGGCCTGATAACTTTTATTAATCATACACAACAAGCCTAAAAAGCACAAGGGGCCAATTTTATTCCAGGATAGCCCGTGTCATTGCCAGAGCACTTCATTTCAGCACTAAGTCTGCTCAGAATTTCTACCTTAATGGAAGTGCTGACACATTGCAGGTGACTGGGCCAATTCCACCAAATACAAATTAAAGGTGAAAATAAAGATATGAGTGTGAAAACCATATCCTTCCAGCCAGGACATATTATCACAGATAGCTTCAGAGAGCTTTCTCCCCATACACCATCATCTCCCTGTCTACACTCTAATCTTTTCTGTATCCATTAGATCTTACCCTTCAACACTTCACTTAGGGCAAAGGAATTAAGAAAAGGTCTTACATTACACCCTAATGATTACAGCACACCTGCACTGTGATTCCCAGAAGCAGGCTGCTCCACAGCGTAACTCTCTTGATTTTAACAGCCCTGTCATCCTTCGGTCTGGCTGCAATGATTCAGCTTCTGAAAAAGGCACAGATTGCTGTACTTGTCCACAAAAACAATCCATGCTCACTTACCCCACTGAGAAACACCAGCCCAGGAACCCAGGTTTAGACCTGACTGGCCAGATCCTTAAGCAACAAGAGATCTTTCCCTCTATTTCAGAAGCTTCAAATCACAAATGGCCCCTTGACTGCACCGTGGACTAAGGCACTGCTGCGGATTTCACTAGAGCTGCAAAACACTTTTCCTATCTAGCATCATTTCAAACCTATTTGCACTACTTCCAAGCTGTCACTTATTTCTCCTAGAGGTTTTACATATGAAAAGtgcctctccttccccacagAAGGCATAATGGTGCTGCACGCCAGAGTGAGAGCAACCCATCCCTGACATTCAACACCACAGGAAAGGCTTCGCTTGTCCACCAAGCCTGGAAACCAGCTTGGCCTCTGTAGGCCCTTTTCCTTAAGTCATTCTTCATGCCTTTCTGACTAAAATGAAAGGCTGCAGTGATGTCAGCAGACATCCATGTCTATTTAGAAGTgataaaatgcaattaaaaggCACTGGGAGATGCTTCTGCCTAAGAACACTTATGGAGCAGAGATGACCTTGCAGAAACAGTCAGGAAAAGGCTCTTCAAAACACACATTTCAGTTTAGTTACTGCTGCATTAGTGTTTGGAAGCTCTGACAGACCTGACCAATGAACACTGAAATTAACAACCAGTCTGTGGAGAGTTTTTTTATCTTGGAGACTTGaagatgagaagaaataaatggtGCGGTTAgggttgtctttttttcttttattttaaacaagcaCACCACCTGCACTTTATACAACTTAATACTTCTGTTCTCAGCTTTTCAGAAACTGTTCAACAAACATTTGCCCAAATAACCACAGAAATCTTTCAggtaaatatttgcatatttgcaCATTTACATTAAAGAGTGTCCAAAATTGTCCATTGCTGTTTCTTATTTCCATATCCAAGTATAATGTcaaattggttttattttccatcaattatcaatGCAAACAGattaattgaaaaagaaatatgttaaaaattaaaaataaacaaagataTCAAATACTAGATCATCATATGTCATGTGcaaccagaaacaaaacaaaacaaccaaaaaaaacctaaaactgccttatttttgcatttctgttagATGTATTGCTTTGACCTTCTGTGGTTTTGACCCCGTGTCATTTTCTGGTCTCCAACACAGAACTTTAAAGAGAATCCACTTgtcaaaatggaaagaaaagtgctATATTTTCACCAGCAGTCTTTTACTCTGGCACAGAAATATGTTTATTATTGTTTTGAGGAAGGGCGGCACATACATCAGAGtccattttcaaacaaaaataaggtaTTTCCCTAATTCAATCTTTAAAAGTTCCAACTTTCTCTAGAACTGTACTGATAtttagagaaagagaaaaaaacttacTAAAATGGGCCTTTCTGCCCCACCATCATCAGGTCAGGAAGGACAAAGGTTTTTGTCTTTTGGGTAAGGTCTGAGGCTTAAGAGTTAAGTACCAGTTTGAGTAGCTGAGTATCATTAGTAGCTGAGCTGGCTACTTGTGCCTACACTCTTATGAGCATACATAAACAGATCTGGGGTTGTAATTCACATAGATGTTCTCTGGAAAGTCAGGAGGCTTGACTGCTGCTCTTCTCACACATGGGAACTTCCAGGCTCTAATCtgcaacaggaagaaaaatatgcaCCATTGTATTACATTGTAGAATTTTGTGGGATTGTCATTCCTACAgatcccaaaataaaaacaaagagtaGAAGAGATCTGGTAGGTAACATTActgttgaaaaagaaatgtgatttcTCTGAGCTCTCTGTGCAAAAGGGTAGAGCACAGAGGGTGAAACATGAACTGGCAGACAGATGCAAGAACAGCCTTCACAAAGCCTCAACAGGACAGCCTTTGAAACTGTTTTCTTAATATTgtcttttcaaaagcaaatttcGAAATGGTGTTATCTACAGCAAAATAGATGAAAATGAACAATGCTAGcttctctgaaaacaaagtaccaaaacaaaacaaaaacaaaacagacagaCCATAAACAATCCAATTTAGGCACCTAAAATCACTGGAATTCTTTGATCTCTGCAGCTCCCCCTCTCATCAATGAAATTGTCCTGAATGTCCCACAAGAGCACACCAGGAAATGAATCATTCTAACTTCAGAGCACTCTGACTGGTTTGCAACAAACAAGGCACACGGACATTAATTAAATCatgagcagaaaacaaaataggaaATAATTGGTCTTTCCATGTGTATTAAGTAAGGCAGAAGCCCcgaggaaaagcagcacattttcattttgttaaatATATATCACAAAACACAGGAATTAGAGAGTGAGTAAAAGTTGTGGTGGCAGATTTATCCCTGGTGTTTCCTGGCTTACAAGTATATGAACTgccacataaaaataaaagtttcatAGCTGTGTTTGTCTCCAATACAGCGAAACAAAATGGGCCTTTTTCCCTCATTGTAAAAGGCGTGTCTGATCCCATCCAATCTTAAATCAGGCAGGCTTCTGCCATTAAGAATACACATTCTTAAATAAAACATCTGAGTAAAGTCTTCTCTGTGAagcagaaatatgaaaatattaagtTTTGGGAGAGTTAAAATTCAGCATGGTAAATGTGACTTATAGACAGGAAATGCACCACACCACTCTCTACCCAGTGCTTAAACAATTGCTCAAATACTCTGATTATACATGAAGATAGGGCCATCCAAACAACAGACATTCTCACAGATGATGTGTTCCTCATTCCCCTCCAAGTGCTCACAGAGGTACATGGGAGGTTTGTCAGAGCTGACACAGTGCAAAGAAATCACAAGTTTTAGTGAAGAATACACCAAAACCTGCaaagcacagacacacacaaagcCCACTTACTGTAAAGTGTTCTGCTGGGCCCTGTGCTCCTTTACGTAACCAGCAAGCTGAAAGTAGGATGTCAGGAAGGTAGAATGGTTTGATGGTGCAGGGTACACAGCTGTTATAGCTGGGgttctcctccagctgcccccagctcttgaAAGATTTTCTTCAGAACAGTTCCCCTCatatctcttatttttttacatCCTGCTCTTTAACAtgctcttgttttatttttcccttcattgAAACTTCTGGTCATGCTGGGTGCCCTGGTTTCTACTGGAgtagagttcattttcttctaagtagctgtgttttgcatttagtatgagaaattaaacaaattagCTATCTAATATGCCCAATGCACAATTATCTGAAAGATATAAAACTATCTTGTACATTGGCCTATTCTTACACTTGCTCAAAGGAAAACTTATCACTGCTCATGGAAAGAGATAATTTGTGTTTAGTCATTAGTTTATAAACTGTCATTCTTAAGTATAGAATTTCATGCCAGTAAATgcagaacaaacaaaataattctaaaaacTCAGAGCCTTCCCTATTCTCAGAAAGAATCCTTTTCAACCTGAATGAATCTCTGACATGTCTGTAACACATTAATACCACAATACCTATGGCTCTTTCAAAACTCCAGACTTATTTTAAATTGCTACCCCTTATTTCATTATGACTTCTCCAAAAGGACCATGCATTTATGAACATTTTCCTCAACCCTTGCCTCCCACCTCAGTCTCAGCAATAAAGTGCGTGTCCTTGTACCTGCACATAGTCAGCAATGGGATTGTAATATATTTCAGATTCAAAGGACTCACCTCTGCGCCTGAAAATCAAGCATAAAGTCACACCAGTGACAGCAACGacacctgcagctgctcctgtcaGGATGTAGAGGAGCCTAGGGGACGTTGTTCTGGTTTGAAGGACAGAGGTGTCTGAGCAATGAGAAAAGAGAGCAAGTTACAGAGCTAGGTGTCACTATCCGTGAATTTGTGACATAACTGCCTACCTTATCTAGAAGAAAAAGCTAATCCTCTGCTTccaaacaaagcagaaagatgAGATGTCTGGATGCCAACCAGCAATAAGAAGCTGCCTCACATCCCAGTCGTTTGTGTGtacaaacacattttcattttcaactcATCTACCTTTACAGTCTCATTTTCTTCAAGTACTACTAGCCCCAAACAACTGAGTGGCCATCCCTGCAAAATGCTGTTATTAATGACTGATTTAGGCtgatttttgttcttcttgCCTTTACTAGTAGAGATACTTTGGTGATACGAGCACTTCTTTACCTGTTCTTACAAATCCCACTGAGACTTCCAACAggtccagcacagccagagaaGCTAAATTTTAGCCTTTACTGCCTTTGCAAGTCACAGACAGACAAGCTCCAAGTAAATTTCGTCCAGGCCATCACTACTGTGGAAAAGCTGGACAAAATGCTGTGGGGAAGGTGCTTTTAGATTCTTTCTTGTTTCTTGctatcctactctgatttgagTGGCAAGAAATTACTTTCTCTCAAGTCTcttttgcctgtgacagtaaTTGGTGAatgatctctccctgtcttCACCTTGACCCACAAGCTGGCCATTgtatttttctccctgccttGTTGAAGAGGAGGGAGCAATAGAGCAGCTTGGAGGGCACCTGGCAGCCAGCCAAGGTAAACCCACTGAAAGCGGAATAAGGAATTCTTGTAAACAGAACAggaattgaaagaaaaatacaccaaaGGCTTCTCTATACAGTTCCACAAAGCATTTGgtttcaaaattattaatttatctCTCAACATGCACTAGGACTTCGCCTTATAACCACGCTAACCTAGTTCCAGGGCTCTGGCATTTAGTGGGAACAGCTGCACagaacagcagagaggagcCCAAGACATGATGAAAAGCAGTCACAAAATAACATTATTTACATTTCAGGTCCATGACCAGAGTCTGGTTCATGGCTGCATGGGTGACCAGGCAGGTGACAGAGGGAAATGAGCTGTTGGCCCAGCCAAAGTAGCTCACTCTGGTTACTGTCCCATTGGGGTGATGGAATTCTTCCTCAGAGCTGTGATTGcttgcagggatccaggagaTGTCAGCAGCTGGCTTTCCTGCAGATGCCTGGCAGACAGCCACTCTGCTCTTGTCATGGGTCAGAGTCACCATAGGAGGGACtgcagaagaaattttaaaaaggcataACCATTATTtctattcatattttatatttctatttcattttttagtaTAAAATCACTAACTGAGAAACTGACA harbors:
- the LOC128804255 gene encoding cell surface glycoprotein CD200 receptor 1-B-like, translating into MAQKWAVLAVLLFLPINLVEAHNRVSVEAGHEAVLSCPSTSRVPLLLVTWKRNCRGCYCLSYRRDHNETRRLNCSERITWKYSPVNDPALRIYPVKLEDEGIYTCEFANSEGNFHFFSSLTVIVPPMVTLTHDKSRVAVCQASAGKPAADISWIPASNHSSEEEFHHPNGTVTRVSYFGWANSSFPSVTCLVTHAAMNQTLVMDLKYTSVLQTRTTSPRLLYILTGAAAGVVAVTGVTLCLIFRRRACWLRKGAQGPAEHFTIRAWKFPCVRRAAVKPPDFPENIYVNYNPRSVYVCS